The window CGGCCTTCCTGAGTGTGCGGGGCAACGACAAGCCGCATATCGTGCCCCTGGCGAGACGGCTGGCAGAGATGGGTTTTCAACTCGTGGCGACGGCGGGAACGGCAGCCGTACTACAAAGCGGCGGGGTAGTCGTGGAGCCGGTGGCCAAGGTCATCGACGGCGTGCGTCCGCATATCGTAGATAGGATGAAGAATGGGGAGATCGGCATGGTCATCAATACTCCGGAAGGCCACCATGCGCGTCTCGACTCCTACTCCATCAGGCGGACAGCCGTAACGATGGGCATCCCCTACTTTACCACCATGGCTGCGGCCCGCGCGGCGGTCGAAGCGATCCAGGCGATGCGACACGGGAAGCTTCGGGTCAAGGCGCTGCAGGAGTATCACGGAGAAGAGTTCAACGTTCAACGTTCAACGCATAGAACCCAGAACGGTGAAGAAGACGCCGGCGATGAGACCATCTGAGTGTTACGTCGAGGTCGGCACTAATAAGCAGATCGCACCGGAATACTTTTCGATGCGGCTGGTCGGTCCGGCGCGCCTGGCGCGATTCCGTCCAGGCCAGTTTCTCATGTTGGGATGGACGGAAGGACGAGATCCGCTGCTGCCTCGAGCCATGAGTATCAGGCGCGTAAGACAGTTTACAGTTTCGAGTTTCAAGTTTCGAGTTGCGAAACCCCAAACCCGAAACCCGAAACCCGAAACCAGGATTGCTGAGGTCGAGATCCTCTACAAGGTGTGTGGCCGAGGTACGGCGCTCCTGGCGGCGATGCGTCCGGGAAGGTTGCTCCGAGTGC of the Candidatus Methylomirabilis lanthanidiphila genome contains:
- a CDS encoding Dihydroorotate dehydrogenase, electron transfer subunit, whose protein sequence is MRPSECYVEVGTNKQIAPEYFSMRLVGPARLARFRPGQFLMLGWTEGRDPLLPRAMSIRRVRQFTVSSFKFRVAKPQTRNPKPETRIAEVEILYKVCGRGTALLAAMRPGRLLRVLGPLGNGFEVPRKAMDIVLIAGGVGVPPIAALVETLADRAAARRSAVTVLLGGRSKADLLCVSDLRRAGATVHVATEDGSAGHKGLVTELLEEFLGTSHLAPSAKSPRSPL